The following proteins come from a genomic window of Pseudomonas sp. J452:
- a CDS encoding TAXI family TRAP transporter solute-binding subunit produces MRRILRDLKIMLLANLWIVPVLAGLVGALFYFVAPPPPMHARLATGAVGGGYHAFAERLQAELEQQGFTLELVESAGSEDNLTKLGQGEVELALVQSGQELNLPDEARGKLSGLGVMYREPLWLFTGRKVQFQRLADLTKLRLAIGSADSGTQAVTAALFKANRIEPAQYPKRWQQLGGSRAADALIEGELDAAFFVGPAENPLIQRLAAEPKLRLVSLRRTEAYLARLPYLSQLEVGEGMLDMAQNTPDRDIVTLGPVATLVAGEEFHPSLTPLILEAAKTVLKNGSLLDPAGSYPAKPPLSLNTLAEADYYYDKGLPILQRYLPFRIASLADRYIILAIPLLVLLFPLFKAIGPIYQWRIRARIYRWYKHLREIDQLLYKGDLPSDIAEEIARLEKLEDELARVEVPLSYSSELYELHMHLRYMIERLQSVQRRSLPAE; encoded by the coding sequence CTGAAAATCATGCTGTTGGCCAACCTGTGGATCGTGCCGGTGCTGGCCGGCCTGGTCGGCGCCTTGTTCTACTTCGTCGCCCCGCCACCGCCCATGCATGCACGGCTGGCCACTGGTGCAGTGGGCGGTGGTTACCACGCCTTCGCCGAGCGCCTGCAGGCCGAGCTGGAGCAGCAGGGCTTCACCCTGGAACTGGTGGAAAGTGCTGGCTCCGAGGACAACCTGACCAAGCTCGGCCAGGGTGAAGTCGAGCTGGCCCTGGTGCAGAGCGGCCAGGAACTGAACCTGCCCGACGAGGCGCGCGGCAAGTTGAGCGGCCTCGGCGTGATGTACCGCGAGCCGCTGTGGCTGTTCACCGGGCGCAAGGTGCAGTTCCAGCGCCTGGCCGATCTGACCAAGCTGCGCCTGGCCATCGGTTCCGCCGACAGCGGCACCCAGGCGGTAACCGCTGCTCTGTTCAAAGCCAATCGCATCGAACCGGCGCAATACCCCAAGCGCTGGCAACAACTGGGCGGCAGCCGCGCCGCCGATGCGCTGATCGAAGGCGAGCTGGACGCCGCCTTCTTCGTCGGCCCGGCGGAGAACCCGCTGATCCAGCGCCTGGCCGCCGAACCCAAACTACGCCTAGTCAGCCTGCGGCGTACCGAGGCCTACCTGGCGCGCCTGCCCTACCTGAGCCAGCTGGAAGTCGGCGAAGGCATGCTCGACATGGCGCAGAACACTCCGGACCGCGACATCGTCACCCTCGGTCCGGTGGCCACCCTGGTGGCCGGCGAGGAGTTCCACCCCTCGCTGACCCCGCTGATTCTCGAAGCGGCCAAGACCGTGCTGAAAAACGGCAGCCTGCTCGACCCGGCCGGCAGCTACCCGGCCAAGCCACCACTGTCGCTGAACACCCTGGCCGAGGCCGATTACTACTACGACAAGGGCCTGCCGATCTTGCAGCGCTACCTGCCGTTCCGCATCGCATCTTTGGCCGACCGCTACATCATCCTCGCCATCCCGTTGCTGGTGCTGCTGTTCCCGCTGTTCAAGGCCATCGGGCCGATCTACCAGTGGCGCATCCGCGCGCGCATCTACCGCTGGTACAAGCACCTGCGCGAGATCGACCAGCTGCTGTACAAGGGCGACCTGCCCAGCGATATCGCCGAGGAAATCGCGCGACTGGAGAAACTGGAAGACGAGCTGGCGCGGGTCGAGGTGCCGCTGTCCTATTCCAGCGAGCTGTACGAGCTGCACATGCACCTGCGCTACATGATTGAGCGCCTGCAGTCCGTGCAGCGCCGCAGTCTCCCCGCCGAATAA
- a CDS encoding M28 family metallopeptidase — protein sequence MNRRLMFGSLLATLAMPALAAQDKQAPQLFEELWSPTRMGPQECRGAALQTSPLLLPRCMQADRTSIHLQMLNDIALANGGNRAAGLPGYQRSLDYIQSTLESAGYTVTRQMFPFSAFYPQGPGLLETVAPTPGQFEWEVDFTYLSQTDAGDVTAAAAAVDIALGAGNLSSSGCEAEDFAGFPAGAIALLQRGSCNFQLKAENAAAAGATGVIIFNQGDTEERKGLINATLGDAYAGGIPVLFATYDLGVSLAQTADVQVHMLTDVVRERTQTYNLLAESRRGNPDNVVMAGAHLDSVFEGAGINDNGSGSAALLELAVQMRKARPQNKLRFAWWGAEESGLVGSTYYVEQLPAEQKTKIKAYLNFDMIASPNFGYFIYDGDGSSFGLQGPPGSAAVERLFEKYYRLRGLPFEGDEITFRSDYAQFFTDGIAFGGLFTGAEELKTEEQAARYGGTAGVALDPCYHAACDDTNNIDLRALEVNGDAMAFVTSWLALSTKVVDDEIAAAAAGQGLKRSVQAYDITHWGKHWIK from the coding sequence ATGAATCGCCGTCTGATGTTCGGCTCGCTGTTGGCCACCTTGGCCATGCCTGCCCTTGCCGCTCAAGACAAACAGGCCCCGCAGTTGTTCGAGGAGTTATGGAGCCCGACGCGCATGGGCCCCCAGGAGTGCCGTGGCGCTGCGTTGCAAACGTCGCCGCTGCTGCTGCCTCGTTGCATGCAGGCAGACCGAACCAGCATCCATCTACAAATGCTCAACGATATTGCCCTGGCCAACGGTGGCAATCGCGCGGCTGGGCTGCCGGGCTATCAGCGCTCGCTGGATTACATCCAGTCGACGCTGGAAAGTGCCGGCTACACGGTCACTCGACAGATGTTCCCGTTCAGCGCGTTCTACCCCCAGGGGCCAGGTCTGCTGGAGACCGTAGCGCCTACGCCGGGGCAGTTCGAGTGGGAGGTGGACTTCACCTATCTGTCGCAGACCGATGCCGGTGATGTGACGGCGGCAGCGGCGGCGGTGGACATCGCCCTGGGCGCCGGCAATCTCTCCAGCAGCGGCTGCGAGGCCGAGGATTTCGCCGGCTTCCCGGCGGGCGCCATCGCTCTGCTGCAGCGCGGTAGCTGCAATTTCCAGCTCAAGGCGGAGAACGCTGCGGCTGCCGGTGCCACTGGGGTGATCATCTTCAATCAGGGTGACACCGAGGAGCGCAAGGGCCTGATCAACGCGACCCTGGGCGACGCCTATGCCGGTGGCATTCCCGTGCTGTTCGCCACCTATGACCTGGGGGTGAGCCTGGCGCAGACCGCTGACGTGCAAGTGCACATGCTCACCGATGTGGTACGCGAGCGCACCCAGACCTACAACCTGCTCGCCGAAAGTCGCCGTGGCAATCCGGACAACGTGGTGATGGCCGGTGCGCACCTGGATTCGGTGTTCGAGGGCGCGGGTATCAACGACAACGGTTCGGGCAGTGCCGCTTTGCTGGAACTGGCCGTGCAGATGCGCAAGGCGCGGCCGCAGAACAAGCTGCGTTTCGCCTGGTGGGGTGCCGAGGAGTCGGGGTTGGTGGGTTCGACCTACTACGTCGAGCAGTTGCCGGCTGAGCAGAAGACGAAGATCAAGGCCTACCTGAACTTCGACATGATCGCTTCGCCCAACTTCGGTTACTTCATCTATGACGGCGACGGTTCGTCCTTCGGCCTGCAAGGCCCGCCCGGCTCGGCAGCAGTGGAGCGCCTGTTCGAGAAGTACTACCGGCTGCGTGGTCTGCCGTTCGAGGGTGACGAAATCACCTTCCGTTCCGACTATGCGCAGTTCTTCACCGATGGCATTGCCTTCGGCGGGCTGTTCACCGGTGCCGAGGAGCTGAAGACCGAGGAGCAGGCCGCGCGTTATGGCGGCACCGCCGGAGTCGCCCTGGACCCTTGCTACCACGCCGCCTGCGATGATACGAACAACATCGACCTGCGTGCCCTGGAGGTCAATGGCGATGCCATGGCCTTTGTCACCAGTTGGCTGGCGCTCTCCACCAAGGTGGTCGACGACGAGATCGCCGCCGCCGCGGCGGGCCAGGGTCTGAAACGTAGCGTTCAGGCGTATGACATTACTCACTGGGGCAAGCACTGGATCAAGTGA
- the yejK gene encoding nucleoid-associated protein YejK: MPIRHCIVHLIDKKPDGTPAVLHARDSELSSSQAMENLLADLNESYNAKQGKAWGLFHEESGAYPFSGWLKQYLDGEKDFTAFSRQAVEQLQKLMEESNLATGGHVLLAHYQQGMTDYLAIALLHHSEGVTVTEALDVAPAKHLDLGQLHLAARINISEWQNNKQSKQYISFIRGKNGKKVSDYFRDFIGCQEGVDAPSETRTLLKAFSDFVESEDLPEEQARAKTDTLVDYASSQAKIGEPMTLEDLSGLIDEDRPRAFYEHIRNKDYGLAPEFPADKRTLNQFRRFTGRAEGLSISFESHLLGSAIEYDEARDMLIIRQLPTQLKDQLKRRKD; encoded by the coding sequence ATGCCGATCCGCCACTGCATCGTCCACCTGATCGACAAGAAGCCCGATGGCACCCCCGCCGTGCTGCACGCCCGCGACAGCGAGCTGAGCAGCTCGCAGGCCATGGAGAACCTCCTGGCCGATCTCAACGAGAGCTACAACGCCAAGCAGGGCAAGGCCTGGGGCCTGTTCCACGAAGAATCCGGGGCCTACCCGTTCAGCGGCTGGCTGAAGCAGTACCTGGACGGCGAGAAGGACTTCACCGCCTTCAGCCGCCAGGCCGTGGAGCAGCTGCAGAAGCTGATGGAAGAATCCAACCTGGCCACCGGCGGCCATGTGCTGCTGGCCCACTACCAGCAGGGCATGACCGACTACCTGGCCATCGCCCTGCTGCATCACAGCGAAGGCGTGACCGTGACCGAAGCGCTGGACGTGGCCCCGGCCAAGCACCTCGATCTCGGCCAGCTGCATCTGGCGGCGCGCATCAACATCAGCGAGTGGCAGAACAACAAGCAGTCCAAGCAGTACATCTCGTTTATCCGTGGCAAGAACGGCAAGAAGGTCTCGGACTACTTCCGTGACTTCATCGGCTGCCAGGAAGGCGTCGACGCACCGAGCGAAACGCGCACCCTGCTCAAGGCCTTCAGTGACTTCGTCGAGAGTGAGGACCTGCCGGAAGAACAGGCCCGCGCCAAGACCGACACCCTGGTCGACTACGCCAGCAGCCAGGCCAAGATCGGCGAGCCGATGACCCTGGAAGACCTCTCCGGGCTGATCGACGAAGACCGCCCGCGCGCCTTCTACGAGCACATCCGCAACAAGGACTACGGCCTGGCCCCGGAATTTCCGGCGGACAAGCGCACCCTCAACCAGTTCCGCCGCTTCACCGGGCGCGCCGAGGGCCTGTCGATCAGCTTCGAATCGCACCTGCTGGGCTCGGCCATCGAATACGACGAGGCGCGCGACATGCTGATCATCCGCCAGCTGCCGACCCAGCTGAAGGACCAGCTCAAGCGCCGCAAGGACTGA
- a CDS encoding polyphosphate kinase 2 family protein yields the protein MRLADAILDACLCDPQAPLAQDPARDFGLSKDAAQQAMADLKPWLNEQQRMLWANRQEALLLVLQGPDCSGKDGVIRKVVSAFDPQGISLNGFHQPDEQERRQHFLQRYRQRLPQAGLLGVFNRSHYEALICDALDGLCGEDELPQRLQELLAFEREWPVQQLHPLKCYLQISREEQKRRLLSRLERPEKRWKLHDSDLQAYREYALRQQRWSDLLAASHTSDAPWYVLPADQRWLRDWLVASLLARELERLQLTWPDNPPPFSANDLDAAD from the coding sequence ATGCGCCTGGCGGATGCCATCCTCGACGCCTGCCTGTGTGATCCACAGGCACCGCTGGCGCAGGACCCGGCGCGCGACTTCGGCCTGAGCAAAGACGCCGCCCAGCAGGCCATGGCCGACCTCAAGCCCTGGCTCAACGAGCAGCAACGCATGCTCTGGGCCAACCGCCAAGAGGCCCTGCTACTGGTGCTGCAAGGCCCCGACTGCTCGGGCAAGGACGGGGTGATCCGCAAGGTGGTCAGCGCCTTCGACCCGCAGGGCATCAGCCTGAATGGCTTTCACCAGCCGGATGAGCAGGAGCGGCGCCAGCACTTTCTGCAGCGCTACCGTCAACGCCTGCCGCAAGCGGGACTGCTCGGCGTGTTCAACCGCAGCCACTACGAAGCATTGATCTGTGATGCGCTGGATGGCCTGTGTGGCGAAGACGAGTTACCGCAGCGCCTGCAGGAGTTGCTGGCGTTCGAACGCGAATGGCCGGTCCAGCAACTGCACCCACTGAAGTGCTACCTGCAGATATCCCGCGAGGAACAGAAACGTCGCCTGCTCAGCCGCCTGGAGCGCCCGGAGAAGCGCTGGAAGCTGCACGACAGTGATCTGCAGGCCTACCGCGAATACGCCCTGCGCCAGCAGCGCTGGAGTGACCTGCTGGCGGCCAGCCACACGTCGGATGCGCCCTGGTATGTGCTGCCCGCCGACCAGCGCTGGCTGCGCGACTGGCTGGTAGCCAGCCTGCTGGCCCGCGAGCTGGAACGCCTGCAACTGACCTGGCCGGACAACCCGCCGCCGTTCAGCGCCAACGACCTGGACGCCGCCGACTAG
- a CDS encoding glutathione S-transferase family protein, whose translation MHELILHHYPTSPFAEKSRLLLGFKQLSWRSVMIPAVMPKPDLLALTGGYRKTPVLQVGADIYCDTALIARRLEAEKATPALFPEGQEFVAASFAQWVDSVVFQHAVSLVFQPESVALRFAKLPPEAVKAFLADRAGLFSGGSASRLPAEVAKHNWPGIMARVEQQLGREEGDFLFGEPSIADFSLAHCLWFLKATPVTAPLIDTYPNVSAWLGRVLGFGHGASSALSAEEAIEIARAATPAALPDEPFIESNGLQAGQRVKIAATDYGVDPVEGELLFAGVEELILRREDERAGMVHVHFPRLGFRIEAV comes from the coding sequence ATGCACGAGTTGATCCTGCACCATTATCCGACCTCGCCATTCGCCGAAAAGAGCCGCCTGTTGCTGGGCTTCAAGCAGCTGTCCTGGCGCTCGGTAATGATTCCCGCAGTGATGCCCAAGCCCGACCTGCTGGCCCTGACCGGCGGTTATCGCAAGACCCCGGTGCTGCAGGTCGGCGCTGACATCTACTGCGACACCGCGCTGATCGCCCGTCGCCTGGAAGCCGAGAAGGCCACCCCGGCGCTATTTCCGGAAGGCCAGGAGTTCGTCGCCGCCAGCTTTGCCCAGTGGGTCGATTCGGTGGTGTTTCAGCATGCGGTGAGCCTGGTGTTCCAGCCGGAGTCGGTGGCCTTGCGCTTCGCCAAGTTGCCGCCGGAAGCGGTAAAAGCCTTTCTCGCCGACCGCGCCGGGCTGTTCAGTGGCGGCAGCGCCAGTCGTCTGCCGGCCGAAGTCGCCAAGCACAACTGGCCGGGCATCATGGCCCGCGTCGAGCAGCAACTGGGGCGCGAGGAGGGTGACTTCCTGTTCGGCGAGCCGTCGATTGCCGACTTCTCCCTGGCCCACTGCCTGTGGTTCCTCAAGGCCACTCCGGTAACCGCGCCGCTGATCGACACCTACCCGAATGTCAGCGCCTGGCTCGGCCGCGTGCTGGGTTTTGGCCACGGCGCGTCCAGTGCGCTGAGCGCCGAGGAAGCCATCGAGATCGCTCGTGCGGCGACACCGGCAGCTCTGCCGGATGAACCCTTTATCGAGTCCAATGGCCTGCAGGCCGGGCAGCGGGTGAAGATCGCAGCCACCGATTACGGGGTCGACCCGGTCGAGGGCGAGTTGCTGTTCGCCGGTGTTGAGGAGCTGATCCTGCGCCGAGAAGACGAGCGTGCCGGCATGGTGCATGTGCACTTCCCGCGTCTGGGCTTTCGTATCGAAGCAGTCTGA
- a CDS encoding GIY-YIG nuclease family protein, whose product MSDIPAEPGKTWSVYLVRAENGALYCGISDDPQRRFTQHCSGKGARFFHSSPAQALVYVEACADKGTALRRERAIKSLAKVAKERLVLTATMEKTDS is encoded by the coding sequence ATGAGTGATATCCCGGCCGAGCCAGGCAAGACCTGGTCGGTGTATCTGGTGCGCGCGGAAAATGGCGCGCTGTACTGCGGCATCAGCGACGACCCGCAGCGGCGCTTCACCCAGCACTGCAGTGGCAAGGGCGCGCGCTTCTTCCATTCCAGTCCGGCGCAGGCGCTGGTCTATGTGGAAGCCTGTGCGGACAAGGGCACGGCCCTGCGCCGCGAGCGGGCGATCAAGAGCCTGGCCAAGGTCGCCAAGGAGCGCTTGGTGCTGACAGCTACTATGGAAAAAACTGATAGCTAA
- a CDS encoding nuclear transport factor 2 family protein, whose product MAHPNAELISRFYQAFQQLDAETMAACYAEDVQFSDPAFNDLRGRDAGDMWRMLTARAQHFSLTFDSVQADDQQGSARWVATYLFSKTGNTVVNHIQANFRFADGKIVEHRDHFDLWRWARQALGTKGLLLGWTPLVQGAIRKQAMAGLRAWQASR is encoded by the coding sequence ATGGCCCACCCCAACGCCGAACTGATCAGCCGTTTCTACCAGGCCTTCCAGCAGCTGGACGCCGAGACCATGGCCGCCTGCTATGCCGAGGACGTGCAGTTCAGCGACCCGGCATTCAACGACCTGCGCGGCCGCGATGCCGGCGACATGTGGCGCATGCTGACGGCGCGGGCGCAGCACTTCTCCCTGACCTTCGACAGCGTGCAGGCCGATGACCAGCAGGGCAGTGCGCGCTGGGTGGCGACCTACCTGTTCAGCAAGACCGGCAATACCGTGGTCAACCATATCCAGGCCAACTTCCGCTTCGCAGACGGCAAGATCGTCGAGCACCGCGACCACTTCGACCTGTGGCGCTGGGCCCGTCAGGCGCTCGGTACCAAGGGCCTGCTGCTGGGCTGGACGCCGCTGGTGCAGGGCGCGATCCGCAAGCAGGCCATGGCCGGGCTGCGCGCCTGGCAGGCGTCCCGCTGA
- a CDS encoding GlxA family transcriptional regulator, producing the protein MIRIALYVCPQTVLSSLSMADDAFRLANQLAGERLFEVSRLSADGLPVEIGFAQLRVEGDLRLADAADLLLIPATGSAIERTLQGNPELLAWLATRPHSQQLASLCSSACLLAAAGVLDGRRATTHWSLAGGFRQRFPRVNLQVDELFTEDGNRFCSGGAQAGLDLCLHLIAWHGGDWLAERVAGALVFERGRGRQSRFAPLLPEPPLEDGLIAPLLRWLQQHHAQAIDLQRLAQQANCSTRTLLRRFKAATGLTPNDYLQRLRISAAQSALRKPGRSLEQVAAQVGYADRATFAKLFKQLCGETPGAFRKRLTHRPASTH; encoded by the coding sequence ATGATCCGCATTGCCTTGTACGTCTGCCCGCAAACAGTGCTGTCCAGCTTGAGCATGGCCGACGACGCCTTTCGCCTGGCCAACCAGCTGGCCGGGGAGCGCCTGTTCGAGGTGAGCCGGCTCAGCGCGGACGGCCTGCCGGTCGAGATCGGCTTCGCCCAACTGCGGGTGGAAGGCGACCTGCGCCTGGCCGACGCTGCCGATCTGCTGCTGATCCCCGCCACCGGCAGCGCCATTGAGCGCACCCTGCAGGGCAACCCCGAGCTGCTCGCCTGGCTGGCCACGCGCCCACATAGCCAGCAGCTGGCCAGCTTGTGCAGCAGCGCCTGCCTGCTGGCTGCAGCCGGAGTGCTCGACGGCCGCCGCGCCACCACCCACTGGTCACTGGCCGGCGGCTTTCGCCAGCGCTTCCCGCGGGTCAACCTGCAGGTCGACGAACTGTTCACCGAGGATGGCAACCGCTTCTGCTCCGGCGGCGCTCAGGCCGGCCTGGACCTGTGCCTGCACCTGATCGCCTGGCATGGCGGCGACTGGCTGGCCGAACGGGTGGCCGGCGCACTGGTGTTCGAACGCGGCCGCGGGCGGCAGTCGCGTTTCGCCCCGCTGCTGCCGGAGCCGCCCCTGGAGGACGGCTTGATCGCCCCGCTGCTACGCTGGCTGCAGCAGCACCATGCGCAGGCCATCGACCTGCAGCGCCTGGCGCAGCAGGCCAACTGCTCAACCCGCACCCTGCTGCGCCGCTTCAAGGCCGCCACCGGGCTGACGCCCAACGACTACCTGCAGCGCCTGCGCATCAGCGCCGCGCAGAGCGCCCTGCGCAAACCGGGACGCTCGCTGGAACAGGTCGCCGCCCAGGTCGGCTATGCCGATCGCGCCACCTTCGCCAAGCTGTTCAAGCAGCTCTGTGGCGAGACGCCTGGCGCCTTTCGCAAGCGCCTGACGCATCGCCCAGCCAGCACGCACTAA
- a CDS encoding amino acid ABC transporter ATP-binding protein — protein sequence MSEANKQPSAEPMILLQGVNKWYGQFHVLKDINLSVQPGERIVLCGPSGSGKSTTIRCINRLEEHQQGRIVVDGTELTHDLKQIEAVRREVGMVFQHFNLFPHLTVLQNCTLAPMWVRKMPRRQAEEIAMHFLERVRIPEQANKFPGQLSGGQQQRVAIARALCMKPKIMLFDEPTSALDPEMVKEVLDTMVSLAEDGMTMLCVTHEMGFARTVANRVIFMDKGEIVEQGEPNSFFTNPQNERTKLFLSQILH from the coding sequence ATGAGTGAAGCCAACAAACAGCCCAGCGCCGAGCCGATGATCCTGCTGCAGGGTGTCAACAAGTGGTACGGCCAGTTCCACGTGCTCAAGGACATCAACCTCAGCGTGCAGCCGGGCGAGCGTATCGTCCTCTGCGGCCCGTCCGGTTCCGGCAAGTCGACCACCATCCGCTGCATCAACCGTCTGGAGGAGCACCAGCAAGGGCGCATCGTGGTCGATGGCACCGAGCTGACCCACGACCTCAAGCAGATCGAGGCGGTGCGTCGTGAAGTGGGCATGGTGTTCCAGCACTTCAACCTGTTCCCGCACCTGACTGTGCTGCAGAACTGCACCCTGGCGCCGATGTGGGTGCGCAAGATGCCACGTCGTCAGGCCGAGGAAATCGCCATGCACTTTCTCGAGCGCGTGCGTATCCCCGAGCAGGCCAATAAGTTCCCCGGCCAGCTCTCCGGCGGTCAGCAGCAGCGCGTGGCGATTGCCCGCGCGCTGTGCATGAAGCCGAAGATCATGCTGTTCGACGAGCCGACCTCGGCCCTCGATCCGGAAATGGTCAAGGAAGTGCTGGATACCATGGTCAGCCTGGCCGAAGACGGCATGACCATGCTCTGCGTGACCCACGAGATGGGCTTTGCCCGCACCGTGGCGAACCGGGTGATCTTCATGGACAAGGGCGAGATCGTCGAACAGGGCGAGCCGAACAGCTTCTTCACCAACCCGCAGAACGAGCGGACCAAGCTGTTCCTCAGCCAGATCCTGCACTGA
- a CDS encoding amino acid ABC transporter permease: MQTHTFKPDLPPPPMSVGVLGWLRSNLFSNWFNSLLTLLAIYLVWLIVPPLLQWAFFAADWTGSSRTDCTSEGACWVFIKERFSQFMYGFYPEELRWRVDLTLWLAVIGAAPLFVPMMPRKAVYGLAFLVVYPLLAFWLLHGGFFGLSEVETSQWGGLMLTLVIAAVGITGALPLGILLALGRRSDMPAIRVICVTFIEFWRGVPLITVLFMSSVMLPLFLPEGMHFDKLMRALIGVILFQSAYIAEVVRGGLQAIPKGQYEAAAAMGLGYWRMMGLVILPQAMKLVIPGIVNTFIALFKDTSLVIIIGLFDLLNSIKQATTDPAWLGMATEGYVFAALVFWIFCFGMSRYSMHLERKLDTGHKR; the protein is encoded by the coding sequence ATGCAGACCCATACGTTCAAACCTGATCTACCGCCGCCCCCGATGAGCGTGGGCGTGCTCGGCTGGTTGCGCAGCAACCTGTTCTCCAACTGGTTCAACAGCCTGCTGACCCTGCTGGCCATCTACCTGGTCTGGCTGATCGTTCCGCCGCTGCTGCAGTGGGCGTTCTTCGCGGCCGACTGGACTGGCAGCAGCCGCACCGACTGCACCAGCGAGGGCGCCTGCTGGGTGTTCATCAAGGAGCGCTTCAGCCAGTTCATGTACGGCTTCTATCCGGAAGAACTGCGCTGGCGGGTTGACTTGACCCTGTGGCTGGCAGTGATCGGCGCGGCGCCGCTGTTCGTGCCGATGATGCCGCGCAAGGCTGTCTATGGACTGGCCTTCCTGGTGGTCTACCCGTTGCTGGCCTTCTGGCTGCTGCACGGCGGCTTCTTCGGCCTCAGCGAAGTGGAAACCAGCCAGTGGGGCGGCCTGATGCTGACCCTGGTGATCGCCGCCGTCGGCATTACCGGCGCGCTACCACTGGGCATCCTGCTGGCCCTCGGGCGGCGTTCGGACATGCCGGCGATCCGCGTGATTTGCGTGACCTTCATCGAGTTCTGGCGCGGTGTGCCGTTGATCACCGTGCTGTTCATGTCCTCGGTGATGCTGCCGCTGTTCCTCCCCGAAGGCATGCATTTCGACAAGCTGATGCGCGCGCTGATCGGCGTAATCCTGTTCCAGTCGGCCTATATCGCCGAGGTGGTGCGTGGCGGCCTGCAGGCCATTCCCAAGGGCCAGTACGAAGCAGCGGCGGCCATGGGCCTGGGCTACTGGCGGATGATGGGTCTGGTGATCCTGCCGCAAGCCATGAAGCTGGTGATCCCCGGCATCGTCAACACCTTCATTGCGCTGTTCAAGGACACCAGCCTGGTGATCATCATCGGCCTGTTCGACCTGCTCAACAGCATCAAACAAGCCACCACCGACCCGGCCTGGCTGGGTATGGCCACCGAAGGCTATGTCTTCGCCGCACTGGTGTTCTGGATTTTCTGTTTCGGCATGTCCCGCTACTCCATGCATCTGGAGCGCAAGCTGGACACCGGCCACAAGCGTTAG
- a CDS encoding amino acid ABC transporter permease, whose product MQNIANNSRPRGSVWTDPQVRAWAFQIIAVIAVVALGWYLFHNTQSNLAQRGIISGFGFLEQSAGFGISQHLIDYSESDSYGRVFVIGLLNTLLVSVIGIFFATILGFILGVARLSPNWLISKLATIYIETFRNIPPLLQIFFWYFAVLLPLPGPKQSLSIGDTFFLSNRGLNMPSPSMAEGYWPFVIALLLAVVAVVLLTRWARARFEATGQPFHTVYVSLAILLLVPGLSVLVFGDPFHWTVPQLTGFNFRGGWVVIPELMALTLALTIYTAAFIAENVRSGIQAVSHGQTEAARSLGLQPTVTLRKVIVPQALRVIIPPLTSQYLNLAKNSSLAAGIGYPDMVSLFAGTVLNQTGQAIEVVAITMSVYLAISISISMLMNWYNKRIALVER is encoded by the coding sequence ATGCAAAATATCGCCAACAATTCGCGCCCGCGCGGTTCGGTCTGGACCGATCCCCAGGTGCGCGCTTGGGCTTTCCAGATTATTGCCGTGATCGCCGTCGTGGCGCTCGGCTGGTACCTGTTTCACAACACCCAGAGCAACCTGGCCCAGCGCGGAATCATCTCCGGCTTCGGCTTTCTTGAGCAAAGCGCCGGTTTCGGCATCTCCCAGCATCTGATCGACTACAGCGAGAGCGACAGTTACGGGCGGGTGTTCGTCATCGGTCTGCTCAACACCCTGCTGGTCTCGGTGATCGGCATCTTCTTTGCCACCATCCTCGGCTTCATCCTCGGCGTGGCGCGGCTGTCGCCCAACTGGTTGATCAGCAAGCTGGCGACCATCTACATCGAGACCTTCCGCAACATCCCGCCGCTGCTGCAGATCTTCTTCTGGTACTTCGCCGTGCTGCTGCCGCTGCCGGGACCGAAGCAGAGCCTGAGCATCGGCGACACCTTCTTCCTCAGCAACCGCGGCCTGAACATGCCGTCGCCGTCGATGGCGGAAGGCTACTGGCCGTTCGTCATCGCCCTGCTGCTGGCGGTTGTCGCCGTGGTGCTGTTGACGCGCTGGGCGCGTGCGCGCTTCGAGGCCACCGGCCAGCCGTTCCACACGGTGTATGTGTCACTGGCCATTCTGCTGCTGGTGCCGGGGCTGAGCGTTTTGGTGTTTGGTGACCCCTTCCACTGGACGGTGCCGCAACTCACCGGCTTCAACTTCCGTGGTGGCTGGGTGGTGATTCCCGAGCTGATGGCGCTGACCCTGGCGCTGACCATCTACACCGCCGCCTTCATCGCCGAGAACGTGCGTTCCGGGATTCAGGCGGTCAGTCACGGGCAGACCGAGGCCGCGCGCTCGCTGGGCCTGCAGCCGACCGTGACCTTGCGCAAGGTGATCGTTCCCCAGGCGCTGCGGGTGATCATTCCGCCGCTGACCAGCCAGTACCTCAACCTGGCGAAGAACTCTTCGCTGGCCGCCGGTATCGGTTATCCGGACATGGTCTCGCTGTTCGCCGGTACGGTGCTCAACCAGACGGGGCAGGCCATCGAGGTGGTCGCCATCACCATGAGTGTCTATCTGGCCATCAGCATCAGCATTTCCATGCTGATGAACTGGTACAACAAGCGCATTGCGCTGGTCGAGCGGTAA